CTCGTTATAGCCAATATAGGAATAAAAATAGCCGACACTGGAAAAACTCTGGTATTTTTCATCCGTTTTAAACCGGGCGACCTGATGTGGCTGAACAGAATAGTTATCCACCGCTCCGGCATAAAATTCCATCTCTTGCGTCAAGGCATCGGGAACGACGCGCATCACATATTCGTGATATTCGGGAGGAGAATCCCAATACGTTTCATTCCGCACCACGCGGATCAATTCGTCGGATTGCCATTCTTTAAATATGAATGGCCCGGTTCCGATCGGATAGCGGTTGAATTGGCTGTCGCGGATGGTGAGGGATTCCAGCCCTCTTTCTTCCGCTTCTTTATTTAGTGCCGCATCATTCAGCAGATGCTCCGGCAGGATTCCCATGAACCAGGAGTTGATGGCCGGAGAAAACAGGCGTTTGTAAACGATCTTGACCTGATGCGGTCCTACAGGCTCGACCGATTTGATGGGCTCGTAGTCGGACGTCCGGGGAGAGACGTTTTTCGGATTCATGATCGCCTGATAGGTGAACAAAACATCCCCAGAATCAAATGTATGCCCATCATGAAACTGGGCACCCTTCCTGAGGTTGAATACAATGATCGGATTGTGCTCAGTCAGGGGAAGAATTTCAGCATAATTAGACGCTAGAGGCTTCCGCCCCGAGGGAGAAACAGCATGTATATAGTGTTCGTAAGGAAAGCTTTGAAAGTATTCCTCTCCCAACAATTTCTTTACTGGGGTAAAAAAATCCTGATCGATGCGGTACAGGGTGAATTTGATGCGATCCGGTTGTTGCAAATCATATTCCACTTTTTGAGTGGTGGGCTGGCCGTCCTTTATGAGTGGGCTCCCTGCGTCATCCAGAAGCGAAAGGCTGATTTGCCCCTTCACAGTTTTCCCCGGAACCATCTCCACAGAACGCAGGTTTTGCGTCCATACATCATTGGACTTTAAAGATTCCTGAATCCACCGCCCCCACTCGTCCATGCCTGAGGGGGCTTTCAGGTCATTTTTTTTTGCATGTGAAGGGTCGATCACCAGATACGCTTCCTCATATTGCGTCCATGAGGAGGCAAGGCGCGGCCGGTATTCGAGCTTATCGTCCAGATCTATCAGCCCGTCGAACACCAGATCCGTGATAGAACTGCTGGTAGTATCGGCACTCAAAATGGGGTTCAGGATTTCCGCATCCGCGGCGGAACCGTGGATATATTTGACCAGGCGATCCGGATTGCCCACAGCCTGTTTATCATAGGTAGGGACCCAGAAAAACGATTGCACCAGAAACAGGATCAATCCCAGTGGCAAATATATGAGAATTCGTTTAATATTCATTCAGGAACAATAATAGCAAATTAAACCTGATAATTAACAGCGAATATCCACCCAATTCTTTTCTCTTATCCCATTGAAAATAGACCCTAAAATAACGCCTTCCTTAGTATGGAAAATGAGCGGGGAAAACGAGGCCGGATATTTTAAAAATTTCTTGACTTGTAAATTATTTGCCTATATAGCTTATGGTCTCGCTTGCAAAAGTGGGCGGGATCTATGGGAACTAGCAAGGACTTACGCCTATTTCCCATTCTGTTAAAAAAAAACATTTACAACCCAATACGGTTTTAGTAAGGTTTTGTACCATTTTCTGGAATAACCATTTTAGAGAGAAGGAAAAGGAACATGGCAACATTAATCACTGAAGAATGTATCAACTGTGGCGTTTGTGAACCTGAGTGTCCCAATGGAGCCATCAGCGAGGGTGAGGATTTCTACGAAATCGAAGCAGACCTTTGCACAGAATGCGTTGGCTTTCATGGGGAAGAGGCTTGTCAGGAAGTTTGTCCCGTAGACTGCTGTATCCCTGATGAAGATAACCGGGAATCAGAAGAAGAACTGCTGGAGAAAGCCAAGAAAATTCATCCAGACGATTCATTTCCAGGTTTGGAAGATCTGACCAATGAAACCTCATTGTTCAGAAATCCTGATCGCAAAAACGCTAATCTTTAACTTTGACTTTATAGCGGCTTGTGTGGCACAATAAACCATATAAGCCGCTTTTTATTTTAGTTTTTATTGCCTGAAAGTGGCGAGTCCGCTTTTCCCCCCTGAGTTGTGCTCTCGATAGCCATATTCCCAGGAATGGTTTGGGAATCTCATCCAAGCTTTTAGTGTTTTCTTTTTAGATCACTTGGAAGGCAAGGTTGCTTGACAACGACCATACTATTGTTATAATAGGTCGTTCAGGCGTTTATTTTTTGCCAGTAATTAAAAAATGTTGCGGGGTGGAGCAGTCCGGTAGCTCGTTGGGCTCATAACCCAAAGGTCGTCAGTTCAAATCTGGCCCCCGCTACCAAATAAAACAAGGGGTTAGCCTGAAAAGGTTAACCCCTTGTTTCGTTAAAGCCTCTGTTTGTCCCACACCAGCCCCACCAATCCGAAAACCAATAAAAAACCAGAGCGTCCAAATGCAACCAGCCGCATCGCCGGTTAAGGCAGGAATCCCCACCTCAGCTTTTAAAACAAGGGCGCTCTGGCACCACCGGAGAACCACTACAAGTACACCCCAAAAACTATTTCCTACAATCAGTCTGTGCCCTCAATCTGAAGCTGTCAATATCTGCAACAAAAAAACGAGCCACGAAGTACCAGGCTTTCGATTTCCACTTTCCAGGAACCCTCCTGCTTATCCCTTGAAATTACTAGCGATTACAATAAACAAAGCTCCGACCGTAAAAACAGCAATAGAATTCATTCGGATTATTAGTGCATCATCTGTATTCTCCAATTCCCCATAACTACCTATCC
This sequence is a window from Nitrospinota bacterium. Protein-coding genes within it:
- a CDS encoding ABC transporter substrate-binding protein, with amino-acid sequence MNIKRILIYLPLGLILFLVQSFFWVPTYDKQAVGNPDRLVKYIHGSAADAEILNPILSADTTSSSITDLVFDGLIDLDDKLEYRPRLASSWTQYEEAYLVIDPSHAKKNDLKAPSGMDEWGRWIQESLKSNDVWTQNLRSVEMVPGKTVKGQISLSLLDDAGSPLIKDGQPTTQKVEYDLQQPDRIKFTLYRIDQDFFTPVKKLLGEEYFQSFPYEHYIHAVSPSGRKPLASNYAEILPLTEHNPIIVFNLRKGAQFHDGHTFDSGDVLFTYQAIMNPKNVSPRTSDYEPIKSVEPVGPHQVKIVYKRLFSPAINSWFMGILPEHLLNDAALNKEAEERGLESLTIRDSQFNRYPIGTGPFIFKEWQSDELIRVVRNETYWDSPPEYHEYVMRVVPDALTQEMEFYAGAVDNYSVQPHQVARFKTDEKYQSFSSVGYFYSYIGYNERNPLFKSAEVRRALGMAIDVEQIIKYVLYGEGERVTGPYPKITDWYDPSIQPLPYDPEGALKILNGLGWRKNDDGFLEKDGKIFEFNLITNSGNPIRKNILTIAQNSWRKLGIKCNTQLFEWAVFLKDFVNTFKYDALVLGWSMGIDPDLFQIWHSSQAGPKQLNFVGYENPDVDRLIVRIRKEYDKAKQKRMAHELHRQIAKDQPYTFLYVAKSTQLLDKKIVIVERQPDGSEKYTKIYPTKDGRVNYYFNKWKKLGKVPQFAEAG
- a CDS encoding YfhL family 4Fe-4S dicluster ferredoxin translates to MATLITEECINCGVCEPECPNGAISEGEDFYEIEADLCTECVGFHGEEACQEVCPVDCCIPDEDNRESEEELLEKAKKIHPDDSFPGLEDLTNETSLFRNPDRKNANL